The sequence CATGCTTATCTAGGGAGTCTGAGTAATTTAACAAGGCTCACGCTTTCAGACGCAAAAACAAATGTTAAAGACCACATATTATGGAGTATTTGTGGATTGGACCACATCAAGGCTGATTTTGGAGGGAATTTTTGACTCGTCTTGTAGACCCATCCTTGCAAAAAATCagcattctaaaaaaaaattaaccacaTCAATCTTATGACTTGATCACTTCTAGTCATCAAATAAGCAACGAACTGATGATGGAGTTGCAATTTTATGAATTAGCTAGTTTTCTATGAGAATGAActacatgaaagaaaaaaaacatcctTACAAAACCATGAGTAGATTCACTACAAGGAGGCCTAAGTTTTTCACAAAAAAGTCAGCTATGTCGTCTGCAGGAGAAATGACAGTCCTTTAGCAATTACCTTATCATTATGGTGTGGCACCAATACCGGGGACTACCAAAGTTACAAAACTAATATATATGTAGGAAAGTTTGTGTTTGGCAGTTGCCTTCCTTAAATTGGCTAGTAGGTAATCATTCTAGTCGGATCTTACAAACTAATGATAGAACAAACCGAGTTGATAGTTTAGCGggaaaaaataaatattacaTGGTGATATCAAGTCATCATTATGACGTGTGGTAGCAGCGTAGAGTAGTGATTTGAAGTCAGACAACAACCTCATAACATGACAAAAAGATAAGCATGGTGTTTAATAGGTGGTACATACCTCCTGAAGCAACATTTCCAGCTCTAACAGAGGCACCAACTGGCTCATCCAATTTATGAACCGCCGCAGGATCAGCCATCCTTACCTGAGGAAGTCATATGCGCAAGTGTAAATGAAATGTAAACCATTTTCAGACAATTACTTATGCAAATTTCCGTGCACGTAAGATTCAACTACTGCTGCTTTCATAAGACACATGTTAAAATAAAAGCATAATCCAGCAGCTTGATTCACTGAATAGTCGGCAAATAACATCAAAAAATTGTTTCAATGTTCGAAAAACTTTTGACATGGGAAGTATGTTATGGATGATGATTCTAATTATGAGAAACATAGTAACCACTAATCAATTTCACacatttttgtaatcttttccATCAATGTGGTCACAACTGAAGAACCCCGTCACTTGATTCATTGTAGAAACTTTTACAATCACAACTTGGTTGTGTACGCTGGACAAAATACTTTAGCAATTTAGGTGTAATATGGTAGAATGAAAATGACCAGTGAAACCCAACCTCTTCACCATTCTAATAAAGTTTGATGATCTGGATGTAAGAGAAACTTTACTTCGCCTTGCTAGAGGTACTTAGATTTCGGGCCTAAATGGTCTGAATAACTTCAAACTCTAGGCCTTATCAACTTAATACAGAACTTATATACTTTGATGAGATCTCTCAGTCTCATGTATTATATTTCGATAGTAAGCATAACTTTAAGCCTTCGCTTAATTCCCAAATCAAAGTGAAATGCTCCAGTTTCAATGTTGCAAATGAGAGACGCCTAACGACCATTTATAGAGAAAATTGAAATTTTAAAGATTTCACAATATGTTCCACCAAATTTTCAAAATTAGCACAACTACGGATAACTATATCAGAAAACTCACGTGTTCACCAAGTTGAACTGATTGGATCAAAGCTGAAGTCCTTAAGCCCGTTGAGGACCGTAAGTCTTCAAAGTCAGATCCTGACTCCGCAgaacatatttcattatttacAGACTGTAAATAAAGTAAGAGCATTTTAGTCCACGAGGAATATAATATCAAACTGACCAGTTAAGAAATATAAGCAACTCCATGCATCTGATCTAGTATCACCTTGAAAACAGGCAATGTGACTGGCAAGTGTTTGTTGCCATCTCCATCATCAGAAGTACTGGATTCCCTCATATTATGTACTACCTGCACAAAAAGGGTCAGAAGAAGTGATGGATTAGCTTTCACTTTTAGACAAAAAAGTTACAAAAGGTCCAGGCAACTTGTTTTAACTTTTTAACTATTTAAGGTATTATATAAGTTCTTAACCCTGTTAACCATACGGGTACAAAAATCAACTAGGTTTATTACCTTAGTGCTAAACGGTACCTTATCTTAAAACTTCACTCAAGTACTGTTTTTTGTTGAAAATACCACAAACATACCACTTAATATATTCCCAGGTTTTGTTGTCTTAGTCACCTAGTTCATTATATATATAAAGGTCATTATGCAGGGCAACTGATTTAAGAAGACATACCTTCATTACTTCGGGATCATTCCATGGTCCCTTACCAGATCTAAGACACCCACCTAAAGTTGAACATGTGCAAGAGCCACCAAGAAAATCCGGCAATTGGCTTTTGAAAAGGAgaagaatatcaaaattttagAACAATCGTTATAACACACCTCCAAAACACTAAAACAAAGAGCAAGAGAAGATCAAACCTTGAATCTATAAGTTGCAGCAGCTTATTCTGGTATTTGTTTCCTAAAACCTGTGAATTAAGCCAAAAGTTAAACACTGTTACTTTGTGTAATACATGTCAATGGCCCACAAAAAAGTGAAGTACCTTACATTTATCTTTGCAGTAGTCCTTGGGTCAAGAAAACCTTTTACAGTGTTCCACAGTAACTTAAACCCATTGCCCGCATTAACAATGTACATCTGATGTAAAGTCTGCAAAACAGAAGCTGGTACAAGTAAAACATCTGTGATTATTTCTTAAGAACTAGATTCATGTTCTAAGTTTTTTGTACTGAACACACACCTCTGGATAATTATTACCATCAATCTTTTGTATGCGCATAAGAAGATCATTTGCAACCTTTCCAAAACTCATCCAGTTCTGCATAACAACTGCGTCAGGAGAAACGTAGACTACCAAACAGGAAAAATAACAAATGGAGGACTATCTTTAGGCTCAAAGCTTACCACCCCATTGACATCCAATATTGTTGTTGTCGTATCAATATGTCTCTTGGCTGCAATTGAACATGCTGGAAACTTCTCAAGGAAGGTCTTCTCAAACCCCTGAACATGGTACTTCAGAAACCGGTCCACTGTGGTCACATTCATTAGCTTACCTGGTTCAACTTTACCAACTCTTTCTATATATACAGGTCTCCCCTCTTTGTCTACCCCATGGTAACCATGAGGATAATGACGTTGAACTTCGTCAAATTCTTCAAAATTGAAATCCTGAATAAAAGTTCATTAATTTTTAAATCCTTAGAATGCTGAGAATGATTCTAAAGGTAGTGGAACATCGACAACAGGGTTAGATTTCTTAGAATATTAGTGTGAGTCACTAGTGAAGTCAGGATTTATTAGTTCTGTGACTTATTAAAGCTGACTATTGTAGTAAGAAGTTCATGTCAGTCAACATACTAACTGTTACAGACTTAAAGAAGGAGATTCGTTAATGAACTTAATATCCGAAATTAAGGACCTAATCTCCACAACAAATTGAAGAAGTTTAAGTTTTTGGCAGCATTGTTTCAACTAGTATGTGAGACTAAAGACCTAACTTCAAATTACAAAATGAATGAAAACTCCATCACTTCTGTTCTGTAGCACTTGCAGATACATCTCACTAGAATCTTATAGTGCGATATAATGTCAACTGTCTACGAAAGTTGGATTCTCAAAGAAGGTGTGAACTCCAAGTCATCAACTAGCATTcaactatatataaaaaaacGGGTGTGGACAAGCCACATAGGAACTCAAACATCAGAAGCAACTCAAGAATAATCCTATCCTAAAGATCGATATTCACCCTCTCTTGTTAACTCTAGTATCATGGCACACTGATCACTTTAGCAGGTCCTTGGTCCCTGTAGCATGTGCCAGGCATCTGAAGGTGTAGTTTCTATTGAAGTTATGTATTTCAGGTCCTATGGACATGGTGTTACAATAGATTATCTAAGTACCACTGCACAATGTTAGCTCTCAAGACCCAACTAATAACTCGATCTTTCATAAAAAGAACTCCCGGTGGACACCCATCCTAAAAAGTTGTGTCAGTTATAGTTTACATACTGGCTTTCAGATAACAATCTAAGGTAATGCTGATTAAAACTATTCAGAGGTGTGACAGGTGTCGCAATAAGCATTTTGAAAGAATATGATGAAGCATTGTAGATGGCATAACACTAACACTATTCAATAAAGAAACTGGTACTGATAACACATCTTATAGGTACCTGTAAAATAGAATCCACACCGAACTCTTTTCTCCATTGGAGCATTTCTTCCCACATGTGAAGTGCCTTTTCAATATCAAATTTCCTTGCTTTCAAAAATCTGCAGCAAACCATATTCTCAATACCAAATGAAAATTATGCTGATTCCACACTGATTAAGCAATgaattatttagttttgtaccTCCTCATTGTATGGTAATCATCATGTTGAGCTGGAAGTAGATCCTTGGAAATTAAGACCTTCCTAAACGCCTCAACTGATTCTACCTCCTCTGCATCTCTATAATCCTCAATCGGAAACCTACAATCACTTACTCTTCCCCTTCGCCGTTTAATACTATGACTCAATTTAGTAGAAGCATGCATAGCTTTCTTTTTGAGAGATCCGATCCTAGCTCTTCTAATTCTCTCATCATCAAATATTATATCAGGATCCGATTTCcttgaaatttcttcttcttgaactAATAATCCTTCACCAACTACTacaatcaaaaaataaaacaagaattaTCCACCGGATCCGGAAAAACAaatctcaaaaaagaaaaaaaaatgaaatacaaTTTACCTGTCATTCTTTTCGATTGCAATTCAATTAGACGGATTCTGATTTCATCTAcattaaacaacaacaacaaatttacACACTCAATTCCCAAATCTGAtatcaaacaaaatcaaaagaaaacttaAAAATTACAAACCTGAGCTCCTCGGCAACAAAGATCCAGTTGTTGTGAATTCAGAATGACTAAACAAATtggaaatcaaataaaaacaaaaattcaaataacAAATTCccaaatacaaggaaaaaaaaatgaattatcAAAAGAAATCTCTCTATCAAACAATAGATTAAAGGTATTAGTTGTTGGACAATTCAGACTCTAAAAAGccacactttctctctcttactcTTCCAATAAAAACACACACTATGGAAGTGGGAGGAGGAGGAGTATATTTTATTATTACAGAATTTAATACTATTttttttccatatatatatatatatatatatatatatgaaagctTGGGGGAAATACAAACGAACAAGCAAACCAAAGCAACGCAAAGCAGCTCGTTATATTAGTTGGGTTTCTTTCtgcgaagacgaagaagaagtaaGAAAGAAAAGTGTTGGCGTTTTTTTGGTATTTAACGCCCCCACGTtacgttgttgttgttttttactGCGAAGTTGAAATTGGAATAGAATTTTTATTTGGAATTATTCGAAAAGAACATTTAATATTGATTACTTTTTCTACTGATTCTGCAATACAGTATACAGTACAACGGGTTAAGGGAGAATAGGATGGCCAGGTGGGGTTTTAGTACTATGCAGCAAACAAAAAATATCTAGTTTTGGGTTGGAGGGTTGTTTGGTACTGGTCCTCTCTTGCACACATCAATAGCACCACCGCTGACAACCTGAACCCACTCTTGTAAAGTCCACCGTTATTATATTGCCAAGTAGTATAATTTTGAAGGTCCACTGATATTCCTCCTAAATTTTGGTTGAGAAACTTTACGTGGTAGTAGTTTTATTCTGGATTTGGAATTTAGATTCATCAAATCCATTACTCAGCGATAATTACCTGCCACAAAAGGCAACTGATAACACTTTACCAGAAGTGGGATCGTAACTTCCAGTCTTCCATACTATTCCTCCTAATTGGCAGTATTTGTGGATTCCAATTCTATGCACTGTAGTTTTTGTGTTTGTGACGTCacaatttcttcatctgatttAATTTAATACtatgagggaggatccatggacatgATTTATGTCATTTCTTTTTCCAAAATCCAAACGACAATggatttaagtctatattttgaTATAGGACTCTACATTCTTATAGaaaatgagcacaattcgagataccaaacctcaccatctaccgatcttaatttcaaccgttaactttTAACGGCTaatattcaaaggggtagatggtggtgttataggTCTCAGAgttgtgctcatttttggtaggaatgtagagaaacatatcatcaaaatattaaatttaaattCAGTGTCATTTGATTTTTGCGAAGAAAATCATGTATGATAGTGTACGTCTAAAAGTGTCCCTATGTTTGGTATGCTTTGTAGCTAAGAGGCAGAGATTGCTTGGGAAAAAAATTAGCCAGCAGTGGGAAGCATTTGACCTTTTGTACAAATACACATGGTTATGCCGACTAGGAAACTACACATCATGTGGTGGTACCATATCCAACATCACAATCACTTTACTCATTAATGCAAACTCCTAATTCGAGATGCCACCTGATAATATGAACATATTCAGTATGTCTGAAAGAAAAGAAATCTTTtccacaaaagaaagaaaaattacacTGAAGGCATCCGATGATGGCATTCACATGGGCGGTACTTTCCAACCTAGATTAAAACAAGTTGTACAGTGTACACAAAGATGTCAAGGTGAAAAGTTTTTAAGGCTAAATTATTTAAAAATTGGTTATCGGCTTCATTTAATCAACAGAAATTTCACTGGCTCAGCCATTAATTTTACAGTATTATCATAAGTTTGTCGGGACTTCGAGGGTCAGTACTTCTTAAGCTTTTTGAATGCCACCAAGAAGTCCTGGAATAGTATGACTATTAAGTACTAACAACTATATTTGGAGGGAAAATAAAGGTGTCTCCCGCCTAACCCTCATAGATGGTGCCATAGTGCCCTTCCGGGGCCCAACAAGCAAGGGATACAATGACAATTAGTCAAGAAAAATATCAGTACTTGCAGTTATCAAAGAACTAACTGTGACCCTGACTAGTCATCCTCCCATATTCATATTCTGTGGATCATATTTCGGGTATTTATGTGATACCACAATTAGTCTACCGAAATGTATCTGAGACTTGTAGGGCTAGATAGCAACCCGCAAAATTTGTTAATACAACATGGTTCTTGCGGCAAATTTCGTGGTATGTGAGCATAACACTAAGACAAACAGTGTCCTACCAGTGTGTATACATATTACATTTAAGAGTACCTGTTATCTCCTCTTGACCACTTCTTGATTTAGCTTCACACAGATTCTAGACAACATCATGTTCTCAGCTTTGATTCATTTAGAAGTAGCATTTCCGCATGAAGCTCTACCAAAGTTGGTGTTACTGTCAACCAAAACACAACAGTTTTGAGAACCAAGTACCAGAAAATATGAATGCACAATAGGATGCTAAATACTGATAGTCAACTACCTCATTCAAATGTAAAATACGGTAGAGTTGCTCACAAGTATTCAGGAATATGTCGTTTTCAGCAAACAAACTGGTACCTGGCTCAGCTACTCCCATGGATACCCCAATGTGCACCACTTCGACAGCGTCTCTTCTTCGAGCCAACCTGCAAAGTAGAGTTTATATGATCCACACTGGCTGGTTATTCCTGAAAAGCTATTTAGAAGATAAATGAAGAGGAAATGAAGTTCGCTGCTGAACAAAAATGCACGGGTAGCACAGCCTTTAAGTTCTCCATTGCTTCCAATActtctttcttcattttcttttctccCGATTTTTCAAAGGGGTGAAACTCTTGAAAGCATCAAAGTGAGAAAACTATTCATGTTTCGCATACAAGAAATACCGATTGGATATCAAGTTATCAACGCATCTCCCATATATGCAACAATTTCCTGACAGTTACATGTTTCCAAAGCGAATCAATCAAGGTTTCCAGTCCTATTCAAACTTCAGAAAGACAGGGAAGGCATAAGcaatggtaaaaaaaaattgtaccagTCCTATTCGAAcatcataaaaaaaattgtacCAGCAATATACACTACTAATACATGGTAAAAAAGGCTGAAACATAGATTGTAGCATCAAATTCATATGATTCTTCGGTCCACATGGTTGGACCTCGTTGAATTCGATGATGATTATAAAACTTTCAACAATAATTATATcggaatggtttttttttttgaagcaatataTCGGAATGGTATCTATAGCTAAGAAGGTTAAAAACTGTAGCATTTAGAATGCAGGGGAAGTTCAAAACTACAAAACTGGGCAGTGAAAAAATTAAACCAAACTGCAGTTCAGAGTTGGTTTACCAGTGCTAGGCAAATAAATGAAACACTCAAAATTAGACATCAGCATGTTCTATGTTTGCTTTTAGCTGAAAACCTAATTATGTTCCATAAAGTAAACAAGAATAATTTAAACAGATCAGGATATTAAAGGTCAATATACAAGACACTGACAAGTGCCAGTAGTATCACATGCATTAATCATCAATAGATCATCTTTAATATCTAATCCTTCTAATATTGAATAATCCATAagcaatgaaacaacaaaagtaaTCTGTCTGCTCCTTCATTAAACTATTACTCCTAAATTCTATTTAAGGAAGACTTCCCCATCACAATTCCAAGTTCCTGATTATGAAAAGCAATCAATACCAGTCAAACTAACAGAAGGTACTGATTTTAGACAGAGAAGAACAGAATTGCCTAATGAAGAGCTGTTCAGCTGAATTTTCTCTGGTATGCATGGAAGACATTGTAGTTGGACAATTAATTGCTGATGGACATATGGTTGCAGATGGTCTGCAGAATAGTTCATGAATCTACCGAGATTGGCAACATATTCTATTGGATGGATGAGGCATGATGGTACATTTCTAAATGGTATATGATTACTGTGACGGAGTCCTGGGGTTTACAGATCTCTATGCTGAATACACAATTCCTATCACCAGGGAATAACATCATTTCTAACAATCTTACAGTTGCAACACCTTTAGATGGAACTGAAGCATGCACATCTTAATCAGCAGTTATTTCTGGCAACACTATTAAAATGGAGAAAAAAACACACATCAAAGTCGACATTGTCCAAGCATTTAGCACGCCCGAATAAAAATTCAAGTTTACCATTGCTTCATGGAATCATGGCATAAAAGATTTCAACTTTCCTACAGTGATCAAATTGGACTTTGGCTTTGTGTGTAATTGGAGACTAAAGAGTAAGGTTCATACCCTATTATATATAAGCATTAAAGAGCTGATAAACTCGCAGCCCTCCAGTAAGCTCACTGGGAGCATACAAGGGGCACTGCAGGGAGTTGTACATTCTTCAATCTGGATAGGAGATTCACAAGGGAAGAAACAAAAGAACTTGCGGAATACAAGCTCTAAAAAAATTCAGATAAACAACATTTCATTGATGATAATGTAGATCTGTGTTGATGATATTCAAAGAACCCTGGATGAAACTAAAATTGCCGCAAACAAAATTATATGTTATATAACATCTTAAGTCATGACATACCAGTACTTAGCCTGAAAATTGTAAGTTTTATTTATAACACACTACCTCAATAGACCTTCCGAATTACTTTACTTTACTTCACTAAGCAACTTAAGTGTTACATCTTCAAGGCATACTTGAATGTGCTGAATCATCCCATAGGATAATGAGTAATGACTTGTGTTATACAGCTGTTTTCTTATATTACACATTACAACTATTAAGCTAAATTGTCAGACATATCAAACACCAACACGCTcagttaattattattattattattattattatatacagCTTAGTATTTACAAGAAACTTCCAGCAACAGAAGTATGAGATATTATGACCACACTAACTAAAAGCAAGAGTATACGAATAACACTAATTTCATTTTTCATAGACCTGTGTATGGAGGTGGATGGAATTCTTATTAAGTACCTTAGCAGATGGAGGAGGTAAAGAAGCTTGCCGTGCAGCCTTTCCAGGTTCGTTTAACTGCCGGATCTCCCGAAGCTGACTGGCTATGTCCTCCAATAGTTGCAATTGGATTTGTTCTCTTTCTCGGGGTTCAACAGAAATATGAAGCTTCTCTCTTCCTTCTTGAACAACCCTTAGCCTTTCTCTGAGTCGCTCAACCTCAGTTTCAAGTTTCATCCTTTCACTATCAACCCCAGATGtggaactcctctttagtaaGTCAAAATGTATGTCTTTGCCCACTGATTTATCTACTGGTAGCAACACATTTGTGATGTCAGAATAGCTTCTGTGGATGTCAGGATGGGCTTCAGCACTGCTTGCACTAGGGCGATCATGACTCCTGAAACCAGAAGTATGAAGCGGAAAAGATGATGTACTAAATTCCTGGTTATTAGTCTTCGAATCATCATCAATGACATGGACATCGTAAACACTTTCAAAAGATAGATCCCTGACCCCGTGATCAGTATCTTTCCCTTGCTTCTTCAGATCCGTAACATCAAATGGAAAACTAATTTCAGTATCACTACGCATTTGGCCTGTCTCGGAAGCAACCCCTTGGAATAGGCTACAGTTATCCTTACGCTTTTCATCTTCATCCAGTAAAATAATTGTTTTTTCATGCAAATCAGGTCCATGTACCTCCTCGAACGATTTTTCAGACCTACAGCCTGCCTCTAGTGCCAACCCCGGATGTTGCGGAGCAGATGGTTGTTTGTCAGATGATACTATCCTTTTCTCCAGCAACTTCTGCTCAAGTTCATCCATGCACTCAGATACAACTCGATGCTGTTTTTCAGCGTCTAAGGCTCTCTGAATATTCACTCGTCTTAGAGAATCACCATCTTCAAGACTGTCTGATGAAGGTAATCTCTCCCCAACAGCGAACACAGGATCCTGTTTCTTAACATCAAACTCAACTGATTTGTCCACATTGTCTACTGTCTCCTTGTTGCTCATGGACTCACTAAGCTTTAGCAGCATAAGCATCGGGTCTTCGCTCGAATTGAAGGAAGCATGGCCTTCCCCAATCATGTCCTCCATTGAAAGAAGGTCACCTTCTGAGTGCTCATTCCTAAGACCCATGTTCTTCCTATAAGCTTCAACTTCCTTCTCCAAAAAGTGTTTCTCCCTTTCTCTTCTCACAAGGATCTCCTTAAGAATGGTCATCTCTTCAGCATCGTAAGCATGTTTTTCTTCTATCATTCTCTGATATTGCCGTGCTTCCATTTCTATAGATGCTTTCTCCTCCTGCAGACGCAATATCATTGCCATAGCCTCATCGGCTGCTGATGCAGCAGCACTTCTCTcctcctccaactccctgtaaaGAGCAATTCGAGCAGCATGCTCTTCTTCAAGTGCATTTTCCAAGATTCTAACTGAATGTGCATCGTTTCCATCTAATCCTAGCTCTCGCTTAACATCATACACAGATTCCCCAGCAGAAGATGCACCCTTCTCTGTATTCTTATCTTCATCCAGCGACTCCGTCATCTGAAAACCACTCTGGACTCCTTGATTTGAGTTGATGTCGGCTGGTACTTCCTTTACCTCTAAAATGCCATAATATATAAAAGGTCAGGACTCAGAAGTGAGGATCAATGAAAGCTTATCATTTTCACAAAGCTGCAAAAGTTTAAATGAAGTCACCCTACAACAAACTCACTTCagataaaagaacaacaaaaatttAAGAGCAAGTTTTACTTGCTTCCCCAACCAATGCTCGAAGCCTATACATCACATGCTTCTGAACCTCAAACTGTGAGCAATACTCACATAATTCGTTTAATCATCTCGGAAGGTAAAATAATCTAAAGGATCTATGCAGCAAAACAGTCCAGTATCTAAATTTTGTCCGACACTCGGTGACGAATACTTTTAAATGTTGAGGGTATTATGTGTGTAGCTGCACAAAATTGTACTTCAAACATGATCTTCAGATCTGAATTAATGTCTTGCATGTTATCCTGTACAGCAGTTTCCAATCCAACAAACCAATTAAACTAAGCACATAATAAATGTGACAATAGCTATGCAGATGCCAGTGTCATTGTGTCAGTCTTTTCTAGCTCTCCCTGTCGAACACCACATACCAATACTGTTCAACACCAAGACACGTACCCATTTTAACGTTGCATATAGGTATGCTCTATTAAGAGgattaaaataaaacctaaatcaTTCTCTGGACAATTGAATATGAAAAGCTAAAATTCAATTTTAAGCGGAACCTACACAATTAAATAAATaagcaaaataaaacaaaaggttAAGGCATTCATTTAAGGATAGCAAACCAATTACCTTGGCTTGCATTTATTGCTGGATTCACAGCCACCTGATTCTCCTCTTctatatcatcatcatcagaaaacaCTCTCCTCCTTGTTTGATCACCACCATAATTCGAAGGCGAAACATCTCGCTTACTCGACTGTTGAAGATTATCAGAAACAGATGAGAATTGGCTATGTTCAACAGCAGAAGCTCTTTTCCGTCTTCGAATAACCCTAGTTTTCTGATTCAAAACAGTCTTACCCTTAACCAATCCATTTTCACTAGAATTAAGTAATCCAACAACTTCACTTCTAATTGGTGCCCTAGCATCAGAAACAGAACTACAAGAACCATCACCATATTCTCCTCCTCCACCACCGCTATCCAATTCCACAAACCCACTACCATCAAACCGATCTCTATTATGATCTCTAACTAATTTCAAATTCAACTGTCTACCTTGTTGATCTTTCATCAAAATCGAATCAAACGGAAATTTACTAATAACAGACATATGAACAGAAGAGATCTTACCAGAAGGAGCATCCGTTAAGAATCTATTAACACATTTAGTTCGATCATTAAAGAAAAATCCATTACAAGGACATGGTAAATATAAACCAAATATTGATAAgaatttacaagtgatgaaaactAGAGTTGATCCACATAAGAGGAGATAAGCTAATGAAAGATCTAGAAAAGCTCCTACTAGTGAAGAAAATGTCCATGAATGAATCGGATGTGATGCCATAGAGATTTTTTAAGAAGAGAAGtagaaatgaagatgaaaatgaaaaattgaaaccctaattttgatttttcaaagaaGGAAGGAGTAATAAGTATCGTGGGTGGGAGTTTTAAGTTGAAAAGAAATGATTAATTTGAGAGTTTGAAGTTGACGAAGACAGAGAACTGCTACATGTTTATTATGTGATGGAAAGTACCGAATCTTAGGTGGGATGTCTGAGCAGGAGGTGCAGGACCAGGAGAGCCAGATAGAGTAGTCAGCTCGGGTGTTTCGGCCCCGAGGGAGACGctgtcttgtctttttttttctttctaatattatgattttttaattaaaGTTTCGGTAaagttttttctgtttttgtCTGGTTTATATTTTTGGAACCTACAAACAAAGTTAGCTGGACGTAGTGACAGAATAGAAATGAACACCATCTAGGCATTTAGGTCTTATCCATGTTCGATTAAGTGCCTGGTTCACTCCTTGGCGGTTGATGTTCAAAGACTTTCAGCTTAATAAAGTTTAGTTGCGATTACGATTACTTCAAAATTGGTTACCTTTACAAATTTGACACTAAAAGTTACACTTTTTATCGTCTTTGAAATTCTTTAGCATATTTTAACGGGTGGAGCGACTTTAAAGTGCAGCTAAATTTTCAGcacaaatttctttttttttaataaacaatCAAACTTTTTATTAATGTAAAt comes from Papaver somniferum cultivar HN1 chromosome 7, ASM357369v1, whole genome shotgun sequence and encodes:
- the LOC113296778 gene encoding uncharacterized protein LOC113296778 isoform X1: MASHPIHSWTFSSLVGAFLDLSLAYLLLCGSTLVFITCKFLSIFGLYLPCPCNGFFFNDRTKCVNRFLTDAPSGKISSVHMSVISKFPFDSILMKDQQGRQLNLKLVRDHNRDRFDGSGFVELDSGGGGGEYGDGSCSSVSDARAPIRSEVVGLLNSSENGLVKGKTVLNQKTRVIRRRKRASAVEHSQFSSVSDNLQQSSKRDVSPSNYGGDQTRRRVFSDDDDIEEENQVAVNPAINASQEVKEVPADINSNQGVQSGFQMTESLDEDKNTEKGASSAGESVYDVKRELGLDGNDAHSVRILENALEEEHAARIALYRELEEERSAAASAADEAMAMILRLQEEKASIEMEARQYQRMIEEKHAYDAEEMTILKEILVRREREKHFLEKEVEAYRKNMGLRNEHSEGDLLSMEDMIGEGHASFNSSEDPMLMLLKLSESMSNKETVDNVDKSVEFDVKKQDPVFAVGERLPSSDSLEDGDSLRRVNIQRALDAEKQHRVVSECMDELEQKLLEKRIVSSDKQPSAPQHPGLALEAGCRSEKSFEEVHGPDLHEKTIILLDEDEKRKDNCSLFQGVASETGQMRSDTEISFPFDVTDLKKQGKDTDHGVRDLSFESVYDVHVIDDDSKTNNQEFSTSSFPLHTSGFRSHDRPSASSAEAHPDIHRSYSDITNVLLPVDKSVGKDIHFDLLKRSSTSGVDSERMKLETEVERLRERLRVVQEGREKLHISVEPREREQIQLQLLEDIASQLREIRQLNEPGKAARQASLPPPSAKVGSKKRRCRSGAHWGIHGSS
- the LOC113296778 gene encoding uncharacterized protein LOC113296778 isoform X2, whose translation is MASHPIHSWTFSSLVGAFLDLSLAYLLLCGSTLVFITCKFLSIFGLYLPCPCNGFFFNDRTKCVNRFLTDAPSGKISSVHMSVISKFPFDSILMKDQQGRQLNLKLVRDHNRDRFDGSGFVELDSGGGGGEYGDGSCSSVSDARAPIRSEVVGLLNSSENGLVKGKTVLNQKTRVIRRRKRASAVEHSQFSSVSDNLQQSSKRDVSPSNYGGDQTRRRVFSDDDDIEEENQVAVNPAINASQEVKEVPADINSNQGVQSGFQMTESLDEDKNTEKGASSAGESVYDVKRELGLDGNDAHSVRILENALEEEHAARIALYRELEEERSAAASAADEAMAMILRLQEEKASIEMEARQYQRMIEEKHAYDAEEMTILKEILVRREREKHFLEKEVEAYRKNMGLRNEHSEGDLLSMEDMIGEGHASFNSSEDPMLMLLKLSESMSNKETVDNVDKSVEFDVKKQDPVFAVGERLPSSDSLEDGDSLRRVNIQRALDAEKQHRVVSECMDELEQKLLEKRIVSSDKQPSAPQHPGLALEAGCRSEKSFEEVHGPDLHEKTIILLDEDEKRKDNCSLFQGVASETGQMRSDTEISFPFDVTDLKKQGKDTDHGVRDLSFESVYDVHVIDDDSKTNNQEFSTSSFPLHTSGFRSHDRPSASSAEAHPDIHRSYSDITNVLLPVDKSVGKDIHFDLLKRSSTSGVDSERMKLETEVERLRERLRVVQEGREKLHISVEPREREQIQLQLLEDIASQLREIRQLNEPGKAARQASLPPPSAKEIVAYMGDALIT